Proteins co-encoded in one Thamnophis elegans isolate rThaEle1 chromosome 1, rThaEle1.pri, whole genome shotgun sequence genomic window:
- the FAM32A gene encoding protein FAM32A: MSEYEVVQRGALRLKGSTDCVSAGKRKKKKDKERSKIVDQIVSSKNQEEEEEKKRALDKRTPAQLAYEKMQEKRQIERILKKASKTHKQRVEDFNRHLDTLTEHYDIPKVSWTK, from the exons ATGTCGGAGTACGAAGTTGTCCAGCGAGGCGCTCTACGTTTGAAAGGGAGCACCGACTGCGTATCTGCGGGGAAACG aaagaagaagaaagataaagaaagaagcaAGATTGTAGACCAGATTGTCAGCAGCAAGaaccaggaggaagaagaagagaagaagcgGGCTCTGGACAAACGTACTCCAGCACAGTTGGCCTatgaaaaaatgcaagaaaagagg caAATAGAACGAATCTTGAAAAAAGCGTCCAAAACCCACAAGCAGAGAGTAGAG gattttaatagACACTTGGATACTCTGACTGAGCATTATGACATCCCCAAAGTCAGCTGGACTAAATGA
- the TPM4 gene encoding tropomyosin alpha-4 chain isoform X1 produces the protein MAGTTGSLEAVKRKIQALQQEADDAEDRAQVLQRQRDQERELRDKAEAEVAALNRRIQLVEEELDRAQERLGTAVQKLEEAEKAADESERGMKVIENRAMKDEEKMEIQEMQLKEAKHIAEEADRKYEEVARKLVILEGELERAEERAEVSELKCSDLEEELKNVTNNLKSLEAQSEKYSEKEDKYEEEIKLLTDKLKEAETRAEFAERTVAKLEKSIDDLEEKVAVAKEENLTLHRTLEQTLCELGSI, from the exons ATGGCAGGCACTACAGGATCGCTGGAGGCGGTGAAGCGCAAGATCCAGGCGCTGCAGCAAGAAGCCGACGACGCCGAGGACCGCGCCCAAGTCTTGCAACGCCAGCGCGATCAGGAGCGGGAGCTGCGCGATAAA GCCGAAGCAGAGGTGGCTGCTCTCAATCGCCGGATCCAGCTGGTGGAAGAAGAGTTGGATCGCGCCCAGGAGCGCCTGGGCACAGCTGTGCAAAAACTGGAGGAGGCAGAGAAAGCAGCTGACGAGAGTGAGAG AGGTATGAAGGTCATTGAAAACAGAGCTATGAAGGATGAGGAGAAAATGGAGATTCAAGAGATGCAGCTGAAGGAAGCCAAGCACATTGCTGAAGAAGCTGACCGCAAATATGAGGAG GTTGCCCGTAAGCTTGTCATTCTGGAGGGAGAACTGGAAAGAGCTGAAGAACGAGCTGAGGTGTCTGAACT GAAATGCAGTGACCTGGAGGAAGAACTCAAGAATGTCACCAACAACCTGAAGTCCCTTGAGGCTCAGTCAGAGAAG TATTCTGAAAAAGAGGACAAGTATGAAGAGGAAATCAAACTTCTGACTGACAAGCTGAAGGAG GCTGAAACACGAGCTGAGTTTGCGGAGAGAACAGTTGCTAAACTGGAAAAGAGCATTGATGATTTGGAAG AAAAAGTTGCCGTAGCGAAAGAAGAGAATTTGACTCTGCACAGAACGCTGGAACAAACCCTCTGTGAACTGGGCAGCATATAA
- the TPM4 gene encoding tropomyosin alpha-4 chain isoform X4, whose protein sequence is MAGTTGSLEAVKRKIQALQQEADDAEDRAQVLQRQRDQERELRDKAEAEVAALNRRIQLVEEELDRAQERLGTAVQKLEEAEKAADESERGMKVIENRAMKDEEKMEIQEMQLKEAKHIAEEADRKYEEVARKLVILEGELERAEERAEVSELKCSDLEEELKNVTNNLKSLEAQSEKYSEKEDKYEEEIKLLTDKLKEAETRAEFAERTVAKLEKSIDDLEDELYAQKLKYKAISEELDHALNDMTSL, encoded by the exons ATGGCAGGCACTACAGGATCGCTGGAGGCGGTGAAGCGCAAGATCCAGGCGCTGCAGCAAGAAGCCGACGACGCCGAGGACCGCGCCCAAGTCTTGCAACGCCAGCGCGATCAGGAGCGGGAGCTGCGCGATAAA GCCGAAGCAGAGGTGGCTGCTCTCAATCGCCGGATCCAGCTGGTGGAAGAAGAGTTGGATCGCGCCCAGGAGCGCCTGGGCACAGCTGTGCAAAAACTGGAGGAGGCAGAGAAAGCAGCTGACGAGAGTGAGAG AGGTATGAAGGTCATTGAAAACAGAGCTATGAAGGATGAGGAGAAAATGGAGATTCAAGAGATGCAGCTGAAGGAAGCCAAGCACATTGCTGAAGAAGCTGACCGCAAATATGAGGAG GTTGCCCGTAAGCTTGTCATTCTGGAGGGAGAACTGGAAAGAGCTGAAGAACGAGCTGAGGTGTCTGAACT GAAATGCAGTGACCTGGAGGAAGAACTCAAGAATGTCACCAACAACCTGAAGTCCCTTGAGGCTCAGTCAGAGAAG TATTCTGAAAAAGAGGACAAGTATGAAGAGGAAATCAAACTTCTGACTGACAAGCTGAAGGAG GCTGAAACACGAGCTGAGTTTGCGGAGAGAACAGTTGCTAAACTGGAAAAGAGCATTGATGATTTGGAAG ATGAGCTGTATGCTCAAAAGTTGAAGTACAAGGCCATCAGCGAGGAATTGGACCACGCGCTCAATGATATGACTTCCTTGTAG